The sequence below is a genomic window from Hydrogenobacter sp..
GTAATGACACCATCTACCTTTACATTTTGACCAAAATGCACGTATTTAACGGATTTTTCATACATCTTCCTGTAACTATTTACCATCTCCCAATCAGCCTTGCTGTCACCTACGTACGCACACGCGGAAAGGTTCATACTTTCAATACAAAGGTGAAGAGCGAAAGGATGAGGTTTTTTCAACTCCTCTACAGATATCTGATCATCATCAAGTATAAAATCAAAGTACTCAAAAAGACCAAACCTTTTAAAAGTGTACTCAAGATCTTCCTTAGGTCTTCCAGTAAGGATACCCAAGGGTATATTCTGAGCTTTTAAGTAAGAGAAAAACTTCCCATCAAGGATAAGTTTTTCCTTATCCCTAACCTGTCTATAAATTCTGTTAAATACGCTTATTATTTCCTCAATCTCTATTTCTTTCCCAAAGTATTTGATAACCTCTCTTGTAGCTATCCAATCGTTGTTTATACCCTTTCCAAATTTAATAGCTCTCACCGTGTCTAGATCCACCTCATGTCCAAGGAAAGCTTCAGCGGTCATCTTTATGGCAAGGTGATAAGACTCTTTTACATCAACAATGACACCATCTACATCAAAGATCACACCCTTCATAGTTCCCCCTTTAATAGAAATTTATTCCCTCCACTCAGAGGGTTTAGGAAGTCCCTAAAGTAGGGATTAGCTTTAAGGACTTCCAGGGGAGCACTATTACACCCCTTGTGTCTCTCAAGATACCTTTTTATCAGCACCTTGAGGAATTGCTTTTTCGGAGTGGAGGACTTTATTAACCTCAGGAGAGACGCTCTCCTGAGGATATTCCTTGCGGAATTTACCTGTGCGTTTATCTTCCTGCCACAGGCTACACACTCAAAAATGTGAGTATCCTTCCTGTTATTCTTATCCACATATCCACAAGAGCTACACTCCTGCGATGTGTATGCGGGATTTACTTCCACTATCTCTATCCCGTATTCCTCTTTTAAACTTTCTAATTTCTTTTTAAAAACTCCTTTCCCAAAGTTCTGAATAATCCTATTCATTCTCCTTGACAAGTCTGGACTTCTGAAGTCTAACCTCTCTATTACTATCTTAGCCGGTTTGTATAACTTTATCAGCCTGTTTACAAACCTGTTTATTTCCGTTTTTATAAAAGCCCTAAGCCTCCTTACAAGCTCTATGTATTTTTTATCTTGATTTGGTTTTATGCCTTTTCTCTGCAAGCTTGCCATCCTCTTTGTTATCTTCTGGTCGTATTTCTTCAATACTTCAAAAAACTGTCTTCCAATAAGGTCTCCTCTATCTGTTGCCATCAAAGGATTTAGCCCTATATCTATGGCTATGCTTTCTACCAGTGGCTTGTATTCCTCCCTTGTGGCTATGTCCTTTATAAGGACTACCTTTACCTTTCCTTCTTCCTCCACAATCTGGCAAAAGTTTAAAAGCTCACCTTCTAAGTTTTCCGCATAGCTGTTGTTCTTGAGTGGCACGTATATGGGTTTTCCTCTCTCAAGGGTAGATAGCTTTAGCCACCTTTGGAAGGTCTTTGAATGCTTGTTTTCCTCCACAAGTACCACTTTGCTGTCTAAGTGCATGGATATGTGCCTAAAAGATGGCCTTCTCCAGCCTTTCAAGATATGCTTAAAAATTTTCCTTGCCAACTTCCTCTCTTCCTCTGTTATCTCATACCCTATCCTCTCCTTTCCTTCTATCCACAGAGCTTTCTCTGACCTTTTAGAAAACCACTCACCTCTGCTGTTGATGTATAGAAGAACTCTTTTGGTTTTTCTATCCAGGTTTGAAGAGAGGACTATCTGTTTGAATTTGTTTTGTATGTTGGAGACAAAACCCTCAAGTCCGCTTACCACCTGCCACAGACAGACCTGTTTGTATCTTTCTGATAGCCTGCTTTCTATGTGTTTTAGCTTTGCATATCTGCTGAACCTGCCTTCTTTAAAGAAGACCTGCCACTGGTAGCTGGCTATCTTCTCTGCTGTTTTTCTGTATTCTTTCAAGACTTTTCCAATTTTTACTACCTTACCCTTATTCGCAAAATGAGGATATACATAAGCTCTAATCACTATCACTCTCCTGTGTGAGTTCCTCTATTATTCTCTCTGTTTTTCTTTATTTTCATTACTTGAAACTCGGGCATAAATAGCTACGGTTTTTTCTGGTAAGTTGGGTTTTTCTTCTTCCAGAACAACTATAGAGCCAGAAGCCTGACCGCATTTGGTATTTTCCCCTCTTTAAAAAGTTGCCATGCCCTTCTATAACTAAGACCTACCCTCTTAGCCCACTGCGATAATTTGATAGCACTAAATATATACTAGATTTCTATAAATGTCAAGATATTTCTATAAAAATCAGTAATTAGTTTCATATAGTAGAAAGGCGACCCTTTTTCGCCTCCAGGCACAGCACTTAAGGGCTCAAGTTCTATAACAGGCAGTTCTTTGTTTGAGCTTGCGTTGTCTATCCGTAGCAAAAGTCCTTTAAGAAGCAGATAAAACTTTTTCTTATCTTTGTCATCACCCGTGAGCGCCTGCAGACTCTGATATTCGTTTTTTACAAGAAGTCTTTTGTGCCAGCCCTGTATCTTTATGTTAAACTCTTTTTCCAGAACTTTCTAAACTTCTTCAGCCACTCCTTCACCCGTTTGTGTATCATGGTGGTGGATTATGGCAAGTGCTATATACTCTTTAAGGTCTTTATCAAGGTATTAGGCAGAAAAGCGGGAGAGAGGAGGTTGTGTCTGACCTCTGGAGTGTATAAAGACTCTACCCGCTCGTTTTTAACCACATTCCGCTGAAAGGCCCAGTGGAGCTTGCCCCAGTCGTGGTATTCACAGGCAAGCTCCAAAGCCTGCCAGAAGATATGTCTGAACTCCTCAGGACAGGCTATTCTGTCTCCGTAAAGCTCTCTCAGAACCTTTAAGTTTTCTTTCAGCCTGTCTGTATGCTCTCTTATGGTGGTGCCATTAGACTTCGCCCACCTCTTCCTCAGGAGGTTCTCCATGGTCTTCTTCTTCCTTCTTTTTCTTTTCTTTTGAGTTCACCCCTATGAGAAAAGCATAGGCTATTCTTTCCAGTCCTTCTCCCAGAGCATCAAGAAATGTCTCGGGCACAGGTCTATCTATTTCCTTGTAGGCCCTCATCAAGTTGTAGAGAAAGCTATTTGTATCCTTCCTTCTTGCAGCTTCAAGGAGCTTGTGAGTAAGGACTGAAAGCTTTTTTCTGACACCCTCAGGGTCTTCTATGAAAGCTTCCTTGTAGGCTTGAGCAAATTCCTTACCTTCCCAGAATACTGCCTACAGCCTTTTGTTTGCTTTTTCATCTACTCTCATTTTTAACTCCTCCTGTAGTTTGATTATAAGAATAAGCTTGCTACTCAGATGCTCCTGCCTTGCTCCGTAGTTTATGAGCGACATAACCCTTGAGTTGTTTTTGCTTTCTCTCTTAAGAATATGTTCTTTGTGAAGGTAGCCATAAAGCACCCAGTAAAGAAGGTCATAAAGGCTTTTGTTCTCATAGGCATAATCAAGCACTGCACAAAAAAGCGTGTCCAGAATTTTCGCATACTCTGTGCTTTTGTCTTCGCTGTCTTCGCTCTTCTTTGTGTTCTTGCTTTCCTTGAGGATTTTGGCAAGTCGGGGTGGCATGTGGAAAGTCTTCACAGAAAGCTCATACCTGTTGCTATTCTTTTTCAAGAAAAGCTCCATAAAGAAGGTGTTGTTTAAAAGCCAATCTGCTTTTTTTAGTCTCTACCCATTTCTCGTCCTCATCTAGTTTGTTTACACGGTGTAATTTTCTCAAGTTTTTCGTCAAGTTCGTCCAGAAGCCAAGCTGTTACTTCACGATTTTTTCTCTCTGGCCTTCAAGCAAGAAAGCGAATCTTTTCAAATCTTCAGCAAAAACTTTCAGTGCTGACCACAGATCTTGCAAAGTTTGTAGCTCTCTCATACTGTTATCTCTTTTTCCGACTTTGAAAGGAGGAATCTTATAAACCTGCCCGCAAGAAAACTGAGTTTGGCATTTTCCGGATATATTATGTAGTACCACCTTTTTGCGCTAAAGCCTTTTATTTTTACATGAACCACGTTCCCTTCTTGAAGATCCCTCTCCAAGAGTCCCTTTGACAAGAAGGACGTACCGTAACCACCTCTTACCATGCTCAGTATGGACATTCCGCAGTTTATCTCCACCTTTATATTCAACTTTTCAAAGATTATTCCGAGTTTCTCAAGTTCCTCTTTTACTATCCTCCTTGTGCCTGAACTGACTTCCCTAAAGATGATATCTGCTTCATAAAGCCTCTCGGGGTGTATCTCACCTTCTCTGGCGAAAGGATGCTCAGGATGAGTAAAGTATATGATTTCGTCAGAGAACCACTGAATTGCGTGAAATCTATCAGAGGGTGGTCTTTCTATTACGCCTACATTAAGCACACCGGAAAGTAAGTTTTCTTCTATTTGCTGTGAGTTCTCTACAAACACCCTTATAGATATGCCTGGCATCTGAGAGTGAAATTCAGCTATAAGTTCAGGCAGTTTATAACCGCTCAGCGTTGTGCTTACACCCACAAAGAGCGTATCTTTAAAGTCCTTCTTTATCTTTGCCATTTCCTCCATAAGGTTTTCATAATCGCTCAAAAGGGATCTGGCTATTTCGTATATTCTCCTTCCTTCGTTGGTAAGCACTATCTTCCCACCTTGTCTTTGAAAGAGTTTAGCACCTACTATTTTTTCAAGGGCTTTTATCTGTTGGGTGACTGCAGGCTGTGTTATGTATAATATCTCCGATGCTTTTGAAAAGCTTCCCAAATCCGCAACCGCTATAAAGGTCTTCAACTTAGTGATATCTATCATTCCTTTTTAAATTATATGTATAAAAGTGCCTTATGACAAGTATAAGTTTATCTTATTTTAAATAGAGAAACTACATTTTCTTCTATCTGATCTCTGAGCTTTCTAAGAGCTTGCAGGTCACTTACATCCTTTATCTCTTCCAAAACCCAGTGTTCCCTCCTTTTGTGGGTATGCATGTATGGACTTTTGTCCCTCGCCTCCGTTGAGAGGGTTATTATTATGTCAGCATCTTCGTAAGATACATCTTCCAAAGATCTCGGTTTTATCTCTTCTACCGAATAACCCTTCTCTTCAAGCACATCTATCACCTGCTTAGGAACTTCTTGCAGTGGTTCCACTCCAGCCGAAAATATTTCCATGTTGAGCAGAGCTTCCTTGGACATTTTTTTTGCTATGGCTTCAGCTATAACTCCTCTTATTGCTCCTCCTGTGGATATAAAACACAATCTCATGGAGTAAAATATAAACTATGATGAACTGGAAGATATATGAGGAAAAGTTAAAGGAGCTTAGAGACTATCTTGAAAAGAGCTACACAACCAACCCAGATATTGAGGTACATCTGATTTCTCCCGATGATAAGGAATTTCAGCATGATAAGGATGTACCTTATGTATTGGTAAGATATTACGTAGATGATGAGCACTTTCATGAGAGAAAGATGGAACTCTTTGATTACTATCTTGAAAAAGATATAAAGGAAATTGTAAAGATGCTGACTGCTATGATAGAAGAGTTCACTATGGAGATAGAACAATCCGAATACGGAGGAGGTTGATGTATAATATTATAACTTAAGGAGGTTAAGATGGCATTACCGAAGGAGAAAAAACAGGAGATAATAAGGAACTTTCAGAGGCATGAAAGAGATACCGGTTCTCCGGAAGTACAGATAGCCGTGCTTACAGAAAGGATAAACAGACTTACCGAACATCTTAAAAAGAATAAGAAGGATGTTCATTCAAGAAGAGGGCTAATAGCTATGATACATGCCAGAAGGAGGCATTTGGAGTATCTTAAAAACACTGACTATAAAAGATACTTAGAGGTGGTTCAAAGGTTAGGTCTTAAGGTGAGATGATGGAGAAGGTGATCGCCAAATTGGGGGACAAGGACCCCATAATAATAGAATCCGGGCATTATGCTAAACTCTCTGATGGTGCGGTAGTCGTAAGACAAGGTGATACGGCGGTTTTAGTTACGGCTGTAGTTTCCGAGGAACCTCAGCAGAATATAGATTTTATGCCCCTTTCCGTTGATTACAGGGAGCAATCTTCCGCCTGGGGAAAGATACCTGGAGGTTTTGTAAAAAGGGAAGGAAAGCCGACGGATCGTGAGGTACTTGTTTCAAGGGTTATAGATAGACCCATAAGACCACTCTTTCCGGAGGGGTTTTTTCACGATGTGGTCATAACAGCGCTTACACTCTCCGCTGATGACAGATACGACCCAGATGTGCTTGCTATAACTGGAGCTTCCGCAGCGCTTCATATTTCCAGAATACCCTTTGAAGGTCCTATAGCTGGATTAAGGATATGTAGGATTGACGGTAATTTTGTGGCAAATCCTACTTACGAAGAGAGACAAAGAGCCGATCTTGAGATAATCTTAGCTGTCAGTAAAGATAGCATAATTATGGTGGAGGGTGGTGCAAAGGAAGTTGATGAGAATACTTTTGCTAACGCTCTATACTTTGGTTTAGAGGTAGGAAAAGATATTATAAAGGTTCAGGAAGAGCTTAGGGATAGGGTGGGGGTTCCTAAGATGAGCTTTGAAGGTATAGAGATTCCTGACGAGATAAAAAATCTTATGGTGGAGTTTTGCAGTGAAAAAATACTTCAAACCTTTGAGATACAAGACAAAAGGGAGAGAAAGGAAAAATCTTCAGCCATCTTGAAAGAGTTTATAGAAACCTATCAGATACCTGAAGAACTTCATTTTAAGGTAGGCTATCACTACAAAAAGCTTACGAGTAAACTGATGAGGGACATGGTACTAAATAAAGGTATTAGGATAGATGGGAGAAGACCTGACGAGATAAGACCTATAAGCATAGAGATAAAGCCCTTTGAGCGACCTCATGGTAGCGCTATTTTCACCAGAGGACAAACTCAAGCTTTTGCTACTGTAACTCTTGGCTCACCACATGAAGCCCAGCTGGTAGAGAGCATTTATGAAGGAGAAGTTTTCAAAAGATTCATGCTCCACTATAACTTCCCGCCCTTTTCTACAGGTGAGGCAAAGCCATGGGGACCTCCCAGAAGAAGAGAGATAGGTCACGGAGCGCTTGCAGAAAGGGCTATAGAACCCCTTATACCTTCCGAAGATGAATTTCCTTATATAATAAGGGTAGTATCCAACATACTTGAATCGAATGGTTCAACGTCTATGGCAACGGTATGTGCAGGTTCTTTGGCTCTCTTTGATGCAGGTGTTCCCATGAAAAAACACGTTGCAGGCATAGCTATGGGTCTGATCATGGAAGGTGAAAGGTATGTGATCCTTTCGGACATACTGGGGGACGAGGATCAGCTTGGAGATATGGACTTTAAGGTAGCTGGTACAAAGGACGGGATAACAAGTGTGCAGATGGATATAAAGATAAAGGGCTTAAAGAGGGAAATCATGCAAGAGGCTCTCATGCAAGCGAAAGCTGGCAGGCTTTATATACTCGATAGAATGTATCAGGCTATATCTGAACCACGAAGGGATCTTTCTCCTCATGCACCAAGAATAGAGATCATAACTGTACCTGAAGATAAAGCTGTGCTTATCATAGGACCCGGTGGAAAGACCGTCAAGGATATCAAGGAGAAAACTGGAACTACCGTGTGGGTGCTTGAAGGTGGAAAAGTGTCTTTGACCGCACCATCCAAATCAGCAATAGATGCAGCAAAGGAAATTATAGAGAACATAATAAGGGATGTGGAAGTGGGAAAGGTTTACGAAGGTAAGGTAACACGTGTAGAACCCTACGGTGTTTTTGTGGAGATCTTACCTGGAAAGATAGGTCTTTTGCATGTGAGCAAGATGGAAGGATACGTAAAAGATGTTAGGGCTGTTTTCAGCGTAGGTGACACAGTAAAGGTAAAGGTGCTTGAAGTAGATGATCAGGGAAGAGCTAAGCTTACCAATATAGGATTAGACGATAGCCGGCGTAGCTCAGCGGCAGAGCGAGGCACTCGTAATGCCTAGGTCGTGGGTTCAAGTCCCACCGCCGGCTGAGAAAAGACCTTGAAAACTAATCCCATTTTCTATTAACAAAGAAATCATATCTTAACGCTAAGGGAGAAAAAAGTTTTTTATACTTGATCTCCCTTTATCTCTGCGGTATATTATTATTCACCCAATGATGAAAACTTTAAAGATCAAAATAAAACGTTTACCTCACGCTCAAGGACTTCCACTTCCCTTTTATGCCACCGAACATGCGGCTGGTATGGACCTTCTTGCGGCCGTTTGTGAGCCTATCTTTCTAAAGCCTATGAAAAGAGTCCCTGTACCTACGGGCATAGCTATAGAACTACCACCGGGTTATGAGGCTCAGGTAAGACCAAGAAGTGGACTTGCCATAAAATACGGTGTTACACTTCTTAATGCGCCTGGCACAATAGATGCGGATTATAGAGGAGAAGTAAAAGTGATTTTGGTAAACTTAGGAGAGGAAGACTTTGTTATAAACAGAGGGGACAGAATAGCACAGCTAATTATCTGTCCAGCCATACGGGTTGAGTGGGAAGAGGTGGAAGAACTGAGTTCAACACAAAGGGGTGACGGAGGCTTTGGTTCTACAGGTTTGTGAGATGACATATATCCAGGAAGCCGAAAGGAAGCTTAGAGAACTTGGCTATGAAGGTATATACCTTTGGGAAGATCCACCTGACACATATTACGACTGGCACACGCATCCCGAAGATGAAGTAAGATTTATACTTGAAGGCTCAATAGTTATAGGTACAGATAAAGAAATTTATCATCTAAAGGCTGGAGACATCTTAGAAGTTCCTGCAGGTACACGTCATTGGGCAAGGACAAAAGAAGGAGTCAAATACCTTTGCGCATCAAGGAAAAAGTAATATGGATCTCCATATCATATTCTTGCATTTAGCTATAATTCTCTTTCTTGCGCGCATAATAGGTGACACCTTTTCAAAGCTCGGTCTTCCGGCAGTTCTGGGTGAGATATTCGTGGGTATTTTGCTTGGTCAGAGTGTGTTAGGTATCCTGGAACCAAACGAAACTCTCAGGCTCTTTGCCGAGATAGGCGTCATACTTTTACTCTTTCAGGTAGGTCTGGAAGCTGACGTACAAAAGCTAAAAGATGTAGGAGTATTAGCCTTTATAGTAGCTTTTGTGGGTGCCTCTCTTCCTATGATACTTGGAACATTGGTCTCTCTTTACTTTCTGAGTTTACCATTAGCTACCAGTTTGTTTATCGGAGGTACTTTGACCGCTACAAGCATAGGTATAACGGTAAAGGTACTTGAAGATCTGGGTAAAATGAGAGAGAGGTTTGCTCAAATAGTACTCGGAGCGGCGGTGCTTGACGATGTGTTTGGTGTTGTAATACTTTCTGCACTTTACGAATTTTCAAAAGAAGGTACTCTGCACGTGAGTGCGATATTAACCCTCCTCCTTTACATAGCTACCTTCTTTATACTCTCTCCCATAGTTGCCCAAATACTTGCCAGAATTATACAGATGCTCTCCAAAGCGCTTGGCACCGAGGACTTTATACCTCCCACGGTAGTGTCTGTGATCTTTCTATTTGCTTATTTGGCTCATGAGGTGGGTTCTCCTGAAATACTGGGAGCTTTTACCGCAGGACTTGCACTATCAAGAAGGCTTACACTACCCTTTGCCATATTTTTAAAGACAGACGAAAAGATGGCTCAAAAAGTGGAACATACCATCTTACCTTTGGTATGGGTACTCACACCTTTATTTTTTGTGTATGTGGGAATAGCGTTGAACCTGAAAGCTATAGACTTTGAATCTGTCGAATTTTGGCTCATGTCTTGTCTGATCCTCCTGGTAGCTCTAACAGGTAAAGTAGTGTCCGGTTTTTTAGTAAGTGGAAGTTTTAGGGAGAAACTCCTTATAGGTTTTTCCATGTTACCTAGAGGTGAAGTAGGTCTGATTTTTGCAGAGCTTGGGAGACAAGCAAATATCTATAACGATCTTCTGTATGCTGTAGTCATATTCACAGTTGCCGTAACTACACTATTAGCTCCTATTAGTCTCAAGTTACTGTCAAAATAAGCTCCAAATACCATCTATTACCTTCCCACACTTGGGACATTTACCATCACTTAGATGAACCTTAACTTGCTCACCGAGAAACCCCTTCCTTTCTATAACTTTGTAAGCGCACGATGGACAGTAAGTGGATTCAAGATCCTCAGACGGATAGTTTCCCAGATATACGTAATTCAATCCTTCCTCTTTTGCTATTTCGTACGCACCGATCAAGCTACTTAAAGGTGTTGGTGACAGATTGGTCATTTTGTAAGCCGGAAAGAAACGGGAAATATGCCAAGGTATATTCTCCGAAATGCTTCTTATAAACCTCGCTATATCCCTTATTTCTTCAGATGTATCATTCAATCCAGGTATCACAAGCGTTGTTATTTCGATCCACACACCCTTTTTATATGCGTACTCTATAGTTTTCAGAACAGGTTTTAGTCTTGCTCCGCAGACTTCTCTGTAGAACTTATCCGAGAAGGACTTGAGGTCTATATTCATTGCGGAAAGATAAGGCAGAGAAGCGTCAATCACTTCTTCTGTTTCGTATCCGCTCGTAACAAAAACGTTTCTTATCCCTTCAGCGTGAGCCAGTTTCATAGTATCAAAGGCAAACTCAAAGAATATTACAGGTTCATTGTAAGTGTACGATATGGAAGGTGTTTTGTAAACCTTTGCCAACCTCACTATATCTTCCGGAGACATATTTTCACCAAAGGTTTTATAACGATGTGTCTGCGGATACTGAGAGATCTCCCAGTTTTGACAAAACAGACATGAGAAGTTGCATCCTACAGTTCCTACTGAAAAGGTATATGTGCCGGGAAGAAAGTGATACAGCGGCTTTTTCTCTATGGGATCCGTGTTGTAAGATGCAACGCTACCGTAAACTGTTAAAAAAAGCTTACCTTCTCTATTTACCCTAACACCGCACTTTCCATACTCACCATCTTTGACCAGACATCTCTGGTAACAAGCTTTACACAGAACTTTACCGTCTCTCTCTTCACTCATCCATGCAAGACTTTCCATAGGAGATTAATTTATTTCTCATGAAGGTAAAAGGACCTAACGTGGCTGGTATCTTTTACCCATCCGATCCGGAAACCCTTAGAATCACTGTAACCAATTTTTTAAAGACTTCACCGCTTTTTCCATTAAAACCTATGGGTTTTATAGCTCCCCATGCAAGTTATGTATATTCGGGTAGAGTTGCTGGAGTGGTCTACAAGCAAATGCAAAACCTTGATACATCAAAAGACTGGAGGATTATTCTTATAGCGCCAAGTCATTATGTGTTGTTTGAGGGTATCTCTTTTGGAAGCTACCAGGCTTTTAAAACACCGCTGGGATTAGTAGAGGTAGATAGGGAACGTATAGAAAAGTTTATTCAGATGGAAAAGTCTGTTAGAGTAAGCTTGAGCGATACGCCCTATTTTAAAGAACATTCTCTGGAAGTACAACTCCCCTTTTTACAAGTGCTTTTGAATAAATTCTATATAATACCTGTACTTTACGGAGATGCATCGCCCAAAGAAATAAAATATCTCCTAAGCTTTTTTGAAGGAGAAGATACTCTTTTTGTTGTGAGTTCTGATCTTAGCCATTACTATCCAGACACCGTCGCTAAGGTTAAAGATAACTTCTGTCACGCTGGAGTCGAGGGTTTGGACGTAAAAATCTTGAGTAAGTGCGAGGCGTGCGGTATAGTAGGCATAACCGGTGCAATTCTCTATGCAAAAGAGAAGGGACTCAAAGGTAAACTTCTTGATTACGGGACATCTGCACAGAGTGGAGGAGAAAGACATAAGGTTGTAGGTTACGGAGGTTACGTTTTTACTTCATGAGATAATAAGTCATTGTTGGATAGTAATTAAGGTAAAAACCAGAAAGATCCGCTCCAAAAAACCTTCTGATTAAGCTCTTTCCCTCCTCCATGTAAAAAACCCTCGCCTCTTTCACTCCTGCAAGTTCTTTAGCCTTATCAATGGCATCTTCAAAGTTACCAAGCCCGTCTACAAGCCCCACTTTCTGAGCCATCAGTCCGGTCATTATTCTGCCATCAGCGACGCTTCTGAGCTTTTCCTCACTTATCTTCCCTGACCTATATTTGAGTATAGCTGATACAA
It includes:
- the amrS gene encoding AmmeMemoRadiSam system radical SAM enzyme; protein product: MESLAWMSEERDGKVLCKACYQRCLVKDGEYGKCGVRVNREGKLFLTVYGSVASYNTDPIEKKPLYHFLPGTYTFSVGTVGCNFSCLFCQNWEISQYPQTHRYKTFGENMSPEDIVRLAKVYKTPSISYTYNEPVIFFEFAFDTMKLAHAEGIRNVFVTSGYETEEVIDASLPYLSAMNIDLKSFSDKFYREVCGARLKPVLKTIEYAYKKGVWIEITTLVIPGLNDTSEEIRDIARFIRSISENIPWHISRFFPAYKMTNLSPTPLSSLIGAYEIAKEEGLNYVYLGNYPSEDLESTYCPSCAYKVIERKGFLGEQVKVHLSDGKCPKCGKVIDGIWSLF
- the amrB gene encoding AmmeMemoRadiSam system protein B, with the translated sequence MKVKGPNVAGIFYPSDPETLRITVTNFLKTSPLFPLKPMGFIAPHASYVYSGRVAGVVYKQMQNLDTSKDWRIILIAPSHYVLFEGISFGSYQAFKTPLGLVEVDRERIEKFIQMEKSVRVSLSDTPYFKEHSLEVQLPFLQVLLNKFYIIPVLYGDASPKEIKYLLSFFEGEDTLFVVSSDLSHYYPDTVAKVKDNFCHAGVEGLDVKILSKCEACGIVGITGAILYAKEKGLKGKLLDYGTSAQSGGERHKVVGYGGYVFTS